A genomic window from Carassius auratus strain Wakin chromosome 45, ASM336829v1, whole genome shotgun sequence includes:
- the LOC113062999 gene encoding mRNA decay activator protein ZFP36L1-like yields MTATVVSPFFDYEVTNKNNTVMSYNNALSSPHLKSVPTNGANTPFTPTGSLLDRKVVGTPSLGLYQRRHSVSITSSKSTQNQFINSLKMDGSTSMNWSNNNKENSFRDRSYSETGERLRPNNIMCINANGNSQVNSSRYKTELCRPFEENGTCKYGDKCQFAHGMHELRSLNRHPKYKTELCRTFHSTGYCPYGPRCHFIHNAEERRGPPPLSTFNKMERPRLHHSYSFAGFPSSGGSQDSPTSVTPPPIFSSEDVSEWPSNPFTYSSQKLANLFAPSLGGTTVPDLPGPHSPTAPSFFRQMSESPPSPLDSLSDQEGYQSSLGSQSGSESPEQDTTRRLPIFSRLSISDD; encoded by the exons ATGACCGCGACTGTTGTGTCCCCCTTCTTCGACTACGAAGTGACGAATAag AACAATACAGTGATGAGCTACAACAATGCCCTCTCCAGTCCCCATTTAAAGTCTGTCCCCACCAACGGTGCCAATACCCCCTTTACCCCCACCGGGTCCCTGCTGGACAGGAAGGTGGTGGGTACCCCTTCATTGGGACTCTATCAGCGTCGCCACTCCGTGTCCATTACCAGTTCCAAATCAACGCAGAACCAATTTATCAACAGTCTCAAGATGGATGGCTCCACTTCCATGAACTGGAGTAACAACAACAAGGAGAACAGCTTCCGCGACCGGTCCTACTCTGAAACCGGGGAACGTCTAAGGCCGAACAACATCATGTGCATTAATGCCAACGGAAACAGCCAGGTCAACTCAAGCCGCTATAAGACCGAACTCTGCAGACCCTTCGAGGAGAACGGCACTTGTAAATATGGTGACAAGTGCCAGTTTGCCCATGGGATGCACGAGCTTCGTAGTCTAAATCGGCACCCCAAGTACAAGACCGAGCTCTGTCGCACCTTCCACAGCACTGGTTACTGCCCATACGGGCCGCGCTGCCACTTCATCCACAACGCAGAGGAGCGCCGCGGTCCCCCtcctctctccaccttcaacaaGATGGAGCGCCCCCGTCTTCACCACAGCTACAGTTTTGCCGGTTTCCCAAGCTCAGGTGGCTCCCAGGACAGCCCAACCTCTGTCACACCTCCGCCCATATTTTCCAGCGAAGACGTCAGTGAGTGGCCCAGCAACCCTTTCACTTACTCGAGTCAAAAGCTCGCCAACCTGTTTGCGCCCAGTTTGGGTGGCACCACTGTTCCTGATCTGCCCGGTCCTCATTCTCCCACCGCACCTTCCTTCTTCAGGCAAATGTCCGAGTCGCCCCCAAGCCCTCTGGATTCCCTCTCCGACCAGGAGGGTTACCAGAGCAGCCTGGGCAGCCAGAGCGGATCCGAGTCACCTGAGCAGGACACGACACGTCGCCTCCCCATCTTCAGCAGGCTCTCCATCTCCGATGATTAA